A genomic segment from Verrucomicrobiota bacterium encodes:
- a CDS encoding isoprenyl transferase encodes MLLTSQTKLSPAEPSVRSIPKHVAVIMDGNGRWAKERGWPRSRGHLEGAKAVRECMQGCLDLGIEYLTLYAFSMDNWQRPKEEVDTLMGLLKRFLKEYTREMQRHGVRVQAIGRLWELPEDCQEQLRVAIRTTAHNTRLTTILAINYSGRGEIIDAVKQVLADVEDGRLQKEQLDPEIFQRYLYTSRWPDPDLLIRTSGEMRVSDFLLWQVSYTEFISLQKYWPDFTREDMRLAVEAFMKRQRRYGGI; translated from the coding sequence ATGCTCCTTACTTCCCAAACCAAACTTTCTCCGGCGGAACCATCGGTGCGCAGTATTCCTAAACACGTTGCGGTGATCATGGACGGCAACGGACGGTGGGCCAAAGAACGGGGCTGGCCTCGTAGTCGTGGTCACCTGGAGGGAGCGAAAGCGGTCCGCGAATGTATGCAAGGGTGCCTCGACCTGGGCATCGAATACCTGACCTTGTACGCATTCTCGATGGATAACTGGCAGCGGCCGAAAGAGGAGGTCGACACCTTGATGGGGCTGCTGAAACGGTTCCTGAAAGAGTACACCCGGGAGATGCAACGGCACGGGGTACGCGTTCAGGCGATCGGCCGGCTATGGGAACTGCCTGAGGATTGCCAGGAACAACTCCGGGTAGCGATTCGCACTACTGCGCACAACACGCGCCTGACCACGATCCTGGCGATCAACTACAGCGGCCGCGGCGAGATCATCGACGCCGTCAAGCAGGTGCTGGCGGACGTCGAGGACGGGCGGCTGCAGAAAGAGCAACTCGACCCCGAAATTTTTCAGCGGTACCTGTACACGTCCCGCTGGCCTGACCCTGATCTGCTCATTCGAACCTCCGGCGAGATGCGGGTCTCGGATTTCCTGCTTTGGCAGGTGAGTTACACCGAATTTATCAGCCTGCAAAAATACTGGCCGGACTTTACCCGCGAGGACATGCGGCTGGCGGTGGAGGCGTTCATGAAACGCCAACGGCGGTACGGCGGTATTTAG
- a CDS encoding adenylosuccinate synthase — protein sequence MANTVLVGAQWGDEGKGKVIDYLTENVDVVVRSQGGNNAGHTVVVGAQKYILRLIPSGILWKGKLCIIGNGVVIDPLALWEEISELTNQGVKINSKNLLISESAHVVFPYHKILDECRESAQGKDKIGTTKRGIGPAYGDKVARVGIRFIDLTRPETFEAKVKKRIKDVNRQLREYGARPVSAKKIIASYLEAGERLRPFITSTVLAVHRAMAAEKEILFEGAQGTFLDIDHGTYPYVTSSNTTAGGACTGAGVPPNRINRVVGAVKAYTTRVGEGPFPTEHDPLADRLHSMGREFGSVTGRERRCGWFDAVATRYAVMINGIDELAVTNLDGLDGVDPLKICTGYRSGGRRLEYPPSCVQDLARCEPVYLEMPGWKAPTSEARSFNDLPRQAQAYLHKMAELSGTRLLLVGVGPSRAQTILV from the coding sequence ATGGCCAACACCGTACTTGTGGGTGCCCAATGGGGGGACGAAGGGAAGGGCAAGGTCATTGACTATTTGACGGAGAATGTGGACGTCGTGGTGCGCAGCCAGGGGGGCAACAACGCCGGTCACACCGTCGTGGTCGGCGCTCAGAAATACATCTTACGCCTGATCCCGTCCGGCATTCTGTGGAAGGGAAAGCTCTGCATCATCGGTAACGGGGTGGTGATCGATCCTCTGGCGCTCTGGGAAGAAATTTCGGAACTGACCAATCAGGGGGTGAAGATCAACTCGAAAAACCTCTTGATCAGCGAGTCGGCCCACGTGGTTTTCCCTTATCACAAGATCCTCGATGAGTGCCGCGAGTCCGCCCAGGGCAAGGACAAGATCGGCACCACCAAGCGCGGCATCGGTCCGGCTTACGGCGACAAGGTGGCGCGGGTCGGGATCCGATTTATCGACCTGACCCGGCCGGAGACGTTTGAAGCCAAGGTCAAAAAGCGGATCAAAGACGTGAACCGGCAGCTGCGGGAGTACGGCGCCCGGCCCGTCAGTGCCAAAAAGATCATCGCATCTTACCTGGAAGCCGGGGAACGTTTGCGGCCTTTCATTACCAGCACCGTACTGGCGGTTCACCGGGCGATGGCGGCCGAAAAAGAGATTTTGTTTGAGGGTGCGCAGGGCACATTTCTTGACATCGACCACGGGACGTACCCGTACGTGACGTCATCAAACACGACGGCCGGGGGTGCATGCACCGGGGCCGGCGTGCCGCCCAACCGGATAAACCGCGTTGTCGGGGCGGTAAAAGCTTACACGACGCGGGTGGGGGAGGGCCCTTTTCCGACCGAGCACGACCCGTTGGCGGACCGGCTTCACTCGATGGGCCGCGAATTCGGGTCGGTGACCGGCCGCGAGCGCAGGTGCGGCTGGTTTGACGCGGTGGCGACGCGGTACGCGGTGATGATTAACGGGATCGACGAGTTGGCCGTGACGAATCTGGACGGGTTGGATGGTGTTGATCCCCTGAAAATCTGCACGGGGTACCGTTCCGGCGGCCGCCGGTTGGAGTACCCGCCGTCGTGCGTGCAGGACCTGGCCCGCTGCGAGCCGGTTTACCTCGAGATGCCGGGATGGAAAGCACCGACGAGCGAGGCGCGCAGCTTCAATGACCTCCCGCGCCAGGCACAAGCTTACCTGCACAAAATGGCCGAACTCTCGGGAACCAGACTCCTCCTGGTCGGCGTCGGCCCGAGTCGCGCGCAGACCATCCTGGTCTAG
- the mfd gene encoding transcription-repair coupling factor, whose translation MENVLLQTVQRIASGEPLASRLRQPGPVTLEHVCSAAQGFVVACAAHERPLRAVWVVCPDPRRQEEIFNALLNWQINPLFLPELEIPAVPDAVPDPEILAERLELLQKVAEGKRFVVVLTLQTLGDQVPAPQELTRQTRIYQRGQVINRDAFVAELIEAGYEQVPQVNGRGQFAVRGGILDVFSAQHATPVRIELFGDEIDSIRAFDLDEQTSIQVLERCEILTGNPDGAETVCVRDYIRSGDLTVDVEAGWEEAAVRVAAGTLASGEIEDYSTAFYPSGFETFEAGDFLVEEHKREAALNQLRRWLAERWEVLAICHNEGETERLRDVLNDNEVDVESIRFVVGNLDHGFTFPGSRLAVLSDSEIFGRYQSPSARRLALRRARLRGGRAPIDFSELAPGDLVVHVEYGIGKYRGVQELDQQGTQQEVVVLEFADDARLYVPFEQAYLISRYVGIGRKYPPLSSLGDQRWAKAKKAAETAVFDYAARLLSVQAERHTLSGFAFPPDTKWQADFESAFLYKETGDQLRAIEATKHDMESEQPMDRLICGDVGFGKTEVAIRAAFKAVMSGKQVVMLCPTTVLAQQHFNTFRERMSDYPIKIGMLSRFLSTREQRETLAGVRNGDIDIVIGTLRLTSGDVGFKDLGLVVIDEEQRFGVRHKERFKERFKLVDVLTLSATPIPRTLYLSLVGAKDMSIIETPPPNRLPVETIVCGYDERVIRDAIQRELHRKGQVFFLHNRVQSAERVRERIQHLCPGARVDIGHGQMEEQDLEEVMERFVRGETDVLVSTTIIESGLDIPNANTIIIDRADQFGLADLYQLRGRVGRAQHKAYAFLLLPREIMTVGAARRRVNAIKQYSGLGAGFKIAMRDLEIRGAGNILGTAQSGHIVNVGFDLYCQLLQQAVDKLKGGKRGRAQPHADALVRCDFVAVNEAEYLRNPSELVPAFIPADYVSQPQMRIQAYKKLAQVTSREQLDQLGKEWRDRYGPHPPAVRNLLLLNEIKLAAAHRKIVRVEVKENKVMMTRGGDYILIGNRFPRLTSADHQNNLPDLLSLVSRLS comes from the coding sequence ATGGAGAACGTGCTTTTACAGACGGTGCAAAGGATTGCATCCGGGGAGCCGCTGGCTTCGCGCCTTCGGCAGCCCGGCCCGGTGACGCTGGAACACGTGTGCTCCGCCGCCCAGGGGTTTGTGGTTGCGTGCGCAGCCCACGAGCGTCCGTTGCGCGCGGTGTGGGTGGTTTGCCCGGACCCGCGCCGGCAGGAAGAAATCTTCAACGCGCTGTTGAACTGGCAGATCAACCCCCTTTTCCTGCCGGAGTTGGAAATCCCGGCCGTGCCGGACGCTGTCCCGGACCCGGAGATTCTGGCCGAACGGCTGGAGCTGTTGCAAAAAGTGGCGGAAGGCAAGCGCTTCGTGGTGGTTCTGACGCTGCAAACGCTGGGAGACCAGGTGCCCGCGCCGCAAGAGCTGACGAGGCAAACCAGGATTTATCAACGGGGCCAGGTCATCAACCGGGACGCCTTCGTGGCCGAGTTGATTGAAGCCGGGTATGAGCAGGTGCCGCAGGTGAATGGCCGCGGCCAGTTTGCGGTGAGGGGCGGGATCCTGGACGTCTTTTCCGCCCAGCACGCGACGCCGGTCCGGATAGAATTGTTCGGGGACGAGATCGATTCGATCCGCGCCTTCGATCTCGACGAACAGACTTCGATTCAGGTCCTGGAGCGTTGCGAGATTCTCACGGGCAACCCCGATGGTGCGGAGACGGTTTGCGTGCGCGATTACATTCGGTCCGGCGATCTTACCGTCGATGTCGAGGCCGGCTGGGAAGAGGCAGCGGTCCGCGTTGCGGCAGGGACGTTGGCATCCGGGGAAATCGAGGATTACAGCACGGCGTTCTACCCTTCGGGGTTCGAGACGTTTGAGGCGGGCGATTTCCTGGTGGAAGAGCACAAGCGGGAGGCGGCGCTCAACCAACTGCGGCGCTGGCTGGCTGAGCGCTGGGAAGTGCTGGCCATTTGTCACAACGAGGGTGAAACCGAACGGCTGCGCGACGTCCTAAACGACAACGAGGTGGACGTCGAGTCGATCCGGTTCGTCGTGGGCAACCTCGATCACGGATTTACTTTTCCCGGCAGCCGCCTGGCGGTGCTCTCGGACTCCGAGATTTTCGGGCGCTATCAGAGCCCGAGCGCACGCCGTCTGGCGCTGCGCCGGGCCAGACTCCGCGGGGGCCGGGCCCCGATCGACTTCAGCGAACTGGCTCCGGGCGACCTGGTGGTGCACGTCGAGTACGGCATCGGCAAGTACCGGGGTGTACAGGAACTTGACCAGCAGGGCACGCAGCAGGAAGTGGTCGTGCTCGAATTCGCCGATGACGCCCGTTTGTACGTGCCGTTCGAGCAGGCATACCTGATCTCGCGCTACGTCGGGATCGGCAGAAAATACCCGCCGCTCAGTAGCCTGGGCGACCAGCGATGGGCCAAAGCGAAGAAGGCGGCCGAGACGGCGGTGTTCGATTACGCGGCCCGGCTGCTGTCGGTCCAGGCGGAGCGCCATACCCTCAGCGGTTTCGCATTTCCGCCCGATACCAAGTGGCAGGCTGATTTCGAAAGCGCGTTCCTGTACAAAGAGACCGGTGATCAGTTGCGCGCGATCGAGGCAACCAAGCACGACATGGAATCGGAGCAGCCGATGGACCGGCTGATCTGCGGCGACGTCGGTTTCGGCAAGACCGAAGTAGCCATTCGTGCCGCGTTCAAAGCCGTCATGAGCGGCAAACAGGTGGTGATGCTGTGTCCGACCACCGTGCTGGCCCAGCAGCATTTCAACACTTTTCGTGAACGGATGTCCGATTACCCGATCAAGATCGGCATGCTGAGCCGGTTTTTGTCGACGCGGGAGCAACGTGAGACGTTAGCGGGCGTGCGAAACGGCGACATCGACATCGTGATCGGAACCCTTCGGCTCACGTCGGGCGACGTGGGGTTCAAAGACCTGGGCCTGGTCGTGATCGACGAGGAACAGCGGTTTGGCGTCCGGCATAAAGAACGGTTCAAGGAACGGTTCAAGCTGGTCGATGTGCTGACCTTGTCGGCGACGCCGATTCCGCGAACGCTTTACCTGTCCCTGGTGGGGGCGAAGGACATGTCCATCATCGAAACGCCGCCGCCCAACCGGCTCCCGGTTGAAACCATCGTTTGCGGGTACGATGAGCGGGTGATCCGCGATGCCATCCAGCGCGAATTGCATCGCAAAGGGCAGGTGTTTTTCTTGCATAACCGGGTGCAATCGGCGGAGCGGGTGCGTGAGCGCATCCAGCATCTTTGTCCGGGCGCGCGGGTCGACATCGGGCACGGGCAGATGGAGGAGCAGGATCTCGAAGAGGTGATGGAGCGTTTCGTGCGGGGAGAAACGGACGTGCTGGTCTCGACGACGATCATCGAGAGCGGGTTGGACATCCCCAACGCCAACACCATCATCATCGACCGGGCTGACCAGTTCGGCCTGGCGGACCTTTACCAGCTGCGAGGCCGGGTCGGACGCGCCCAGCACAAGGCTTATGCGTTTTTGCTCCTGCCTCGGGAGATCATGACCGTCGGCGCCGCGCGGCGCCGGGTAAATGCGATCAAACAGTATTCGGGACTGGGGGCGGGTTTCAAGATCGCCATGCGCGACCTTGAGATCCGGGGGGCCGGCAACATCCTGGGCACGGCCCAAAGCGGGCACATCGTCAACGTCGGTTTCGACCTCTACTGCCAGCTCCTGCAGCAGGCGGTCGATAAGCTCAAGGGCGGCAAGCGCGGCCGGGCGCAACCGCACGCCGACGCCCTGGTCCGGTGCGACTTCGTGGCCGTGAACGAAGCCGAGTACCTCCGGAACCCGTCGGAGCTCGTGCCTGCGTTTATCCCCGCCGATTACGTCTCGCAGCCGCAAATGCGGATTCAGGCGTACAAGAAACTGGCGCAGGTTACGTCCAGGGAACAGCTGGACCAACTGGGGAAAGAATGGCGCGACCGTTACGGGCCGCACCCGCCGGCCGTGCGTAACCTTCTGCTGCTGAATGAGATCAAGCTGGCGGCTGCGCACCGGAAGATCGTCCGGGTCGAGGTCAAGGAGAACAAAGTCATGATGACGCGGGGCGGCGATTACATTCTGATCGGAAACCGGTTTCCCCGCTTGACTTCAGCGGATCACCAAAATAATCTGCCCGACTTGTTGTCCCTTGTCAGCCGACTGTCCTAA
- a CDS encoding endonuclease/exonuclease/phosphatase family protein, translated as MKLVRFHRCGDARGRDGWLLLLGWVAIFLFPLVRELKAERPVTFAHYNLENYLVMDRKEHGQIVHEAKPDAEVGPLIRIIQQIHPDLLGVAEMGPPDQFRSFRERLAAAGVSFADEEYVQGADPDRHLAFLSRFPIVARHSQGNVPIDMPMPERPEAMRRGLLDVTVEVNPSTRIRLVGAHLKSKLPIPEGEALVRRAEAQKLREHVEAILHEAPDTLLLVYGDLNDTKDAPAIAEVAGPRDDPAALSDLWLADADGDRWTYYRRYTDTYARIDYIFVNRKLFPKVDRTRSYLFRSPEWNRASDHRPLIACLQLDQ; from the coding sequence ATGAAATTAGTTCGTTTCCATCGATGCGGCGATGCCCGGGGCCGTGACGGCTGGTTGCTCCTGCTGGGTTGGGTGGCCATTTTCCTTTTCCCGCTCGTCCGTGAACTGAAAGCGGAACGGCCGGTGACGTTCGCCCATTATAACCTCGAAAATTACCTGGTGATGGACCGCAAGGAGCACGGCCAGATCGTTCACGAAGCCAAGCCGGACGCGGAGGTCGGCCCGCTGATCCGGATCATTCAGCAGATCCACCCCGACCTGCTTGGTGTGGCGGAGATGGGGCCGCCGGATCAATTCCGGAGTTTCCGGGAACGGCTGGCGGCGGCCGGCGTCAGTTTTGCGGACGAAGAGTACGTGCAGGGCGCCGATCCGGACCGGCACCTGGCGTTTCTCAGCCGGTTTCCGATCGTGGCCCGGCATTCGCAAGGGAACGTGCCGATTGATATGCCGATGCCGGAACGGCCGGAGGCGATGCGGCGCGGTTTGCTTGACGTCACCGTCGAAGTCAACCCATCCACCCGGATCCGCCTGGTCGGCGCCCATCTGAAATCCAAACTGCCGATTCCCGAAGGGGAAGCCCTGGTTCGCCGGGCTGAGGCGCAGAAGTTGCGAGAGCACGTCGAAGCGATCCTGCACGAGGCGCCTGACACGCTGCTGCTCGTTTACGGGGACCTGAACGACACGAAAGATGCGCCGGCGATCGCCGAAGTGGCCGGACCCCGCGATGATCCCGCCGCCCTGTCCGACCTCTGGCTGGCTGATGCCGACGGAGACCGTTGGACTTACTATCGGCGGTACACCGACACTTACGCGCGCATCGACTATATTTTCGTGAACCGGAAGCTTTTCCCCAAGGTGGACCGGACGCGGAGCTACCTTTTCCGGTCCCCGGAGTGGAACCGGGCAAGCGATCACCGGCCGCTGATTGCCTGCCTGCAGCTGGACCAGTGA
- a CDS encoding ABC-2 family transporter protein: protein MGTLWRKYGKVFEIGLQNTFVYRWNFFLRACFGLFPLVGTVFVWGAIFEAKGSGINNFDYGSVVFYFLLVIALDSLITPTDDEWQVARDIRDGMINNFLVKPVNYLVFRFCLFASNRILYTIVTIPVLFGIFFFFRRYLQWPSHPEVWLCSSISVVMAALLQFLISFCVAMIAFWMLEISTLVLILYSFEYFLSGHLFPLGLLPVWIQRLLAWSPFPYELYFPIAIFQQKVTGPAIYQGLALQAAWTSIMAVAANALWYRGLHKYQAVGG, encoded by the coding sequence ATGGGGACGCTCTGGCGCAAGTACGGCAAGGTGTTCGAGATCGGGCTGCAGAACACCTTTGTCTATCGTTGGAACTTTTTCTTACGCGCCTGTTTCGGCCTGTTTCCGCTGGTCGGAACGGTATTTGTCTGGGGAGCCATTTTCGAGGCCAAGGGTTCCGGCATCAACAACTTCGACTATGGCTCGGTCGTCTTTTATTTTCTTCTGGTCATCGCCCTGGACAGCCTGATCACGCCGACGGATGACGAATGGCAGGTCGCACGCGACATCCGCGACGGGATGATCAACAACTTCCTGGTCAAACCGGTCAATTACCTCGTTTTCCGGTTCTGCCTGTTCGCCAGTAACCGGATTCTCTACACGATTGTGACCATCCCGGTCCTGTTCGGGATCTTTTTTTTCTTCCGCCGTTATCTGCAGTGGCCAAGCCACCCGGAAGTATGGCTTTGCAGCAGCATCAGCGTGGTGATGGCAGCGCTGCTTCAATTCCTGATATCGTTTTGCGTCGCGATGATAGCATTCTGGATGCTGGAGATCTCGACGCTGGTTCTGATCCTTTACTCGTTTGAGTACTTCCTCAGCGGGCACCTTTTCCCGTTGGGGTTGTTGCCGGTATGGATTCAGCGCTTGCTGGCGTGGTCGCCGTTCCCATACGAGTTGTATTTCCCGATCGCGATTTTCCAGCAGAAGGTAACAGGTCCGGCCATTTACCAGGGACTCGCGTTGCAAGCGGCCTGGACGTCGATCATGGCGGTGGCCGCGAACGCGCTCTGGTACCGGGGTCTGCATAAGTACCAGGCTGTTGGAGGGTAA
- a CDS encoding peptidyl-prolyl cis-trans isomerase: protein MIKMIKPARLLCVAVVVACLGRLPALVAGDPEVIDGIAAIVNKDVITFSQVQEVSASQEQSFRQQYSGAELITRIKEARLAALRDLIDRQLILQEFKKKEFHLPDYVIEDHVQNIIRTDFSGDRQAFVRTLNAQGYSLNKFRDNERDKIIVQAMRQNNVKGNFQASDQQVEEYYNANKQEFVTPAQVKLRIIVLNADPLDPNSLTTTRQMADDLREKARNGADFATLAKTYSMDGTAESGGDWGWVDEKTLNQDLTKVAFALSPKQVGPVVQIGDSYYLLYCDDKKPSSFIPLAQVKETIQRKLEQMRRQQATQRWIDGLREKAYIKIF from the coding sequence ATGATCAAGATGATCAAGCCCGCCCGGTTGTTATGCGTCGCCGTTGTCGTTGCCTGCCTTGGCAGGCTTCCCGCCCTGGTTGCAGGTGATCCCGAGGTGATCGACGGCATCGCCGCGATCGTTAATAAAGACGTTATCACGTTCTCTCAGGTGCAGGAGGTCTCCGCATCGCAAGAGCAGTCGTTCCGCCAGCAGTACAGCGGTGCGGAGCTCATCACCAGGATCAAAGAAGCCCGGTTAGCGGCGCTGCGAGATTTGATCGACCGGCAATTGATCCTGCAGGAGTTCAAGAAAAAAGAATTTCATCTGCCGGATTATGTGATCGAGGATCACGTCCAAAACATCATCCGGACGGATTTTTCCGGAGACCGGCAAGCCTTTGTCCGGACGCTTAACGCCCAGGGCTATTCGTTGAACAAGTTCCGCGACAATGAGCGCGACAAGATCATCGTGCAGGCGATGCGGCAGAATAATGTGAAGGGCAATTTTCAGGCGTCGGACCAGCAGGTCGAAGAGTATTACAACGCCAACAAACAGGAATTTGTGACGCCGGCACAGGTTAAGCTGCGCATCATCGTTTTGAACGCCGACCCGCTCGACCCGAATTCGCTGACGACGACGCGACAGATGGCTGACGATCTGCGGGAAAAGGCCCGGAACGGTGCGGATTTCGCCACGCTGGCCAAGACTTATTCGATGGACGGCACCGCTGAGAGCGGGGGCGACTGGGGTTGGGTGGATGAAAAGACGCTTAACCAGGACCTGACGAAGGTGGCGTTTGCGCTTTCACCGAAACAGGTAGGGCCGGTCGTTCAGATCGGTGATTCCTATTACCTCCTGTACTGCGACGACAAGAAACCGTCCAGCTTCATTCCTCTGGCTCAGGTGAAGGAAACTATCCAGCGTAAGTTGGAACAGATGCGCCGGCAGCAGGCTACCCAGCGCTGGATCGACGGTTTGCGCGAGAAGGCCTACATCAAGATCTTTTAG
- a CDS encoding sigma-54-dependent Fis family transcriptional regulator, with protein MQTILIVDPETDFLEWAQNQLETPSTKVLTATTADEGYKIYISENPDLLISETHLVPFSGLELLARVRQRDSNALVILMSAFGTTQSVIESMKLGAFDYLRKESLPFNLKPVVDAALTAQAEMRLATAFKPQLTVEQYQDSLVGQSPPMQQVFKMVGRVSHSDAPVMITGESGSGKELVARAIHHYSNRSSQPFIAINCAAIPENLLESELFGHEKGAFTGASSQRIGRFEQSDRGTLFLDEIGDMPLTVQSKILRVLQESEFSRVGGNATIKTDVRIIAATNKTLEQEVAKKQFREDLFYRLNVVRIHLPPLRQRREDIRLLAEYFLKKIATHKHLPQLTLSSEAVKVLEEYPWPGNVRELENTIQRACVLATGDVLLPKDLPLGDASTKVDAEPPAVAPRGTHDAKPTLEAAVEILLDAASSDHTLQLLPWLEREFTLFAMKRTRGNQVKAAKLLGVTRATLRKRIERYGITKELNFQ; from the coding sequence ATGCAGACAATTTTAATAGTCGATCCTGAAACCGATTTTCTTGAATGGGCGCAGAACCAGCTTGAGACGCCGAGCACGAAAGTCCTTACCGCGACCACGGCCGACGAGGGTTACAAGATCTACATCAGCGAAAATCCGGACCTGCTGATTTCCGAGACGCACCTGGTGCCGTTCAGCGGCCTGGAACTTTTGGCGCGCGTCCGGCAAAGGGACTCGAATGCGCTGGTGATTTTGATGAGCGCGTTCGGCACGACCCAATCGGTCATTGAGTCGATGAAGCTGGGGGCATTCGATTATCTGCGCAAGGAGTCGCTCCCGTTCAACCTCAAGCCGGTGGTGGATGCCGCGTTGACGGCGCAGGCGGAGATGCGTCTGGCCACGGCGTTCAAGCCTCAGCTGACGGTCGAGCAGTACCAGGACAGCCTGGTCGGCCAGTCGCCGCCGATGCAGCAGGTTTTCAAGATGGTCGGGCGCGTCTCGCACAGCGATGCGCCGGTGATGATTACGGGTGAGAGCGGCTCGGGCAAAGAGCTGGTGGCACGTGCGATCCACCATTACAGCAACCGGAGCAGCCAACCGTTCATCGCGATCAATTGCGCGGCGATTCCGGAGAACCTGCTTGAGAGCGAATTGTTCGGGCATGAAAAAGGGGCGTTTACCGGGGCCTCATCCCAGAGGATCGGGCGCTTTGAACAGAGCGATCGCGGCACGCTTTTTCTGGACGAAATCGGGGATATGCCCCTGACGGTGCAAAGCAAGATCCTGCGGGTGCTGCAGGAGAGTGAATTCTCGCGGGTCGGCGGGAACGCCACGATCAAGACGGATGTGCGGATCATTGCGGCGACCAACAAGACCCTGGAGCAGGAAGTTGCCAAGAAACAGTTCCGTGAGGACCTTTTTTACCGTTTGAATGTGGTGCGCATCCACCTGCCGCCCCTGAGGCAGCGGCGTGAGGACATCCGGCTCCTGGCGGAATATTTTCTGAAGAAGATCGCCACGCATAAACACCTGCCGCAGCTGACGCTTTCGTCTGAGGCGGTCAAGGTGCTTGAGGAGTACCCCTGGCCCGGCAACGTGCGCGAGCTGGAGAATACAATTCAACGCGCCTGCGTGCTGGCGACGGGCGACGTGCTTTTGCCGAAAGACCTTCCCCTCGGGGACGCCAGCACCAAGGTTGACGCGGAACCGCCGGCCGTTGCGCCTCGGGGAACGCACGACGCCAAGCCGACGTTGGAAGCGGCGGTGGAAATCCTGCTCGATGCGGCGTCTTCCGACCACACCCTGCAGTTGCTGCCGTGGTTGGAACGGGAGTTTACCCTTTTTGCGATGAAACGCACGCGGGGCAACCAGGTGAAAGCGGCCAAGCTTTTAGGGGTGACGCGTGCAACGTTACGCAAGCGGATAGAACGCTACGGCATCACCAAAGAGTTGAATTTTCAGTGA
- a CDS encoding rod shape-determining protein RodA: MNLFLRKLIGMNWLLTVLAIALGIFGIMAIYSATYMRAEGYLVEMWRRQAVFLAIGIALYFITSLVDYRSWLYNIIFPLIMYLGGLGFLILTHFIGRTTYGAKSWLDLGPISFQPAQLAIVSMLLLLSWLIANTSDWVGFWPTVGRILSCGAIVAPPFLLILIQPDLGECLVQLPMIMALLFIGRIPKRYLIVMIIVAVALVPVVANFGLKPYQRDRLTTFINPDYDQQGAAWTINQALIAIGSGGFYGKGFTAPNTQVQMGFLPSTIVHTDFIFSAIAEQLGFVGGVTLLIAFAVLFLTGLLIAACAPDELGRLVCVGLVALMFTHVFMNIGMNISVTPITGVPLPLISYGGSFLVLIFFGLGIVQSIWIHRRPVVVQS, from the coding sequence ATGAATCTCTTCCTTCGCAAGCTTATCGGGATGAACTGGCTGCTCACGGTCCTGGCGATCGCCTTGGGCATCTTTGGTATCATGGCCATTTACAGCGCCACGTACATGCGCGCGGAAGGCTACCTCGTCGAAATGTGGCGTCGCCAGGCGGTTTTCCTCGCAATCGGCATCGCCCTGTACTTCATCACCTCGCTGGTCGATTACCGGAGCTGGCTTTACAACATTATCTTTCCCCTCATCATGTACCTGGGGGGACTCGGGTTTTTGATCCTGACCCACTTCATCGGCCGTACGACTTACGGGGCAAAAAGCTGGCTGGACCTCGGCCCGATCAGCTTTCAACCCGCCCAGCTCGCCATCGTCTCGATGCTGCTGCTGCTCTCCTGGCTCATTGCCAACACTTCCGATTGGGTCGGGTTCTGGCCTACGGTGGGGCGCATCCTGAGTTGCGGCGCGATCGTTGCGCCCCCGTTTCTCTTGATCCTGATCCAGCCCGACCTGGGTGAATGCCTCGTTCAATTGCCCATGATCATGGCCCTTCTCTTTATCGGCCGGATTCCAAAGCGGTACTTGATCGTCATGATCATCGTCGCCGTTGCCCTGGTCCCGGTGGTGGCAAACTTCGGTCTGAAACCGTACCAGCGCGATCGTCTGACGACGTTTATCAACCCGGACTACGACCAGCAAGGCGCCGCCTGGACCATCAACCAGGCCCTCATCGCCATCGGCTCGGGCGGCTTTTACGGTAAAGGGTTTACGGCGCCGAACACCCAGGTGCAGATGGGCTTTCTGCCGTCCACCATCGTCCACACCGACTTTATCTTCTCGGCCATCGCCGAACAACTGGGCTTTGTGGGCGGCGTAACGCTCCTCATTGCCTTTGCGGTGCTTTTCCTGACCGGCCTTCTGATCGCCGCGTGTGCCCCTGATGAGCTCGGCCGGCTCGTTTGTGTGGGACTCGTCGCCCTCATGTTCACCCACGTCTTCATGAACATCGGGATGAACATTTCCGTGACGCCGATCACCGGCGTTCCGCTGCCTTTGATCAGCTACGGCGGCTCATTCCTGGTCCTGATCTTTTTCGGGCTCGGCATTGTGCAGAGTATCTGGATCCACCGCCGTCCCGTCGTCGTCCAGAGCTGA